The window TACAGGGTGAAACTTCTATTTTTTGCTAAGTATAAATCATAGGCTCTACATAAAAGGTTTCAATATTTTCCAAACGCACCGACTattttcttttcttctctttttccttctctctattttctgtttgttttttgAGAAAACTCTATTTTCTGCACACAAAAAAGAGAAAACTCTATTTTCTGTAAATGGGATAGAGAAAAAGAAAAGTAAAGGAGGGAGAACCCTCATTATGATTTTACTTAGATGTAAGAACCCTGTTATTTACAGCACCAGCAATCCCAATTCTCAAGTTGTATAGTAAAACCGTTTATACACGTTCATCCATCCTCCACAGTCCACACGACGAATTTACAACATACAATCCATGTACAGATCACCTGATCACTGTGTGTCCATCTCACAACGAGCAGTCATCATCGTAGTCGTAGAGGATCTCGTACGTCTTCACGTTGTGAGGATCGGGGGGAGGTAGGTGGACTTGTTGCCGAGCACCCTGGCCTTGGTGTCGGGGAAGAAGGCCGTCGTCTCCAGCAGCTCTCCGCCGTCGCTCACGCCGATGGGGTAAGCCAGGAGGTGGCCCGGCAGGTCTCCCTGGGGCGGCGCATCGCTCGCGAACATGTCCCAGTGCTGCTGCGCCGCCTGGTTCACCCGGCGCACGCACGCCAGGCTCGacggctggaggaggtcgacagctGCCGCGGCCTGGCCCAGATGCTCCTGCCACAGGGCGAGTCGTAGGCCGTGCACCTGCCCCCTGGCCGGGCGGTTGGTGGACGCGAGGTAGCCCGGCTGGTATGCGCCCATGGCGATCTCCGAGTCCCGGCCACCGTCCATGGAGCGCTGATTGATGTTGGCCGATCCCACGATGACGTACTCGTCGTCCACTGCAATGCAAATAAAATGTCAGCAAGACATAGCACCATAAAATTTTGACATGGCAATAGGTCATCGATCGGCTACCTATCATGGTCTTGGCATGGACGTATATCATGAAACGCCTGGCCTGCTGCGCCCTGTCGtagtcggtgtcggggtcgggccTCTCCGGCGGCACGTACTCGCCGGGGCTGAGCGCCTCCCGGTTGCCGAGGCAGAAGAAGGTGAGGTAGTCGGTGGGGCTGGCCTGGATGCCCTTGGCCTGGATGGCGAGCGCCACGTCCTTGTACATCATCTCCATGGTCCGGCGCTGCCAGTCGAGGATGGCCTGCACGGAGCCGCTCTCCGGCACGCCCTCGGGCCACATGGGCACCACCACGTAGACGGCGAAGCGCTCGCCGGCCTCGATCTTGCTGACGATCTTGAGCGACAGCTCCTTGGGGATGAGGTGCAGCGCGTTGATGTCCTCCACCGTGACGCCGTCGTCGCGGCGCCACGCATAGGAGCTCCCGAGGAAGTACTGGTTCTCGATGTAGATGAAGTCGCGGGCGCGGCGGATGGCGTGGATGTAGGCGTCCTGGATGCTGCGCTCGATGACGTGGTCCTTGCCCGTCTCGAGGCCGATCAGCGCCGCCTCCTCGGGCTTCTCCGGgaaccccgccgccgcgccgccgtcgatgGACCGGAACACCTGCACGTTCCAGGAGTCGGCGTCCTGGACCGCCTCGCGCGCCGCCCAGCCCCGGTCGAGGGTGACGAGGTGGTTGTCGCCGTCGCCCTGCTTGCGCCAGCGCTGCTCGAAGTTGTCGAGCACGTCCCACGCCGCCGGGCCCTCGACGCGGCAGTGGATGTCGTGCCACGGCTCCCTCGGCCCGCCCTTGCTGATGGACGCTCCGGGGAAGTTGGGCTGGTGGAAGTCTTTGTGGTGCGTGGTGCCCAGCGTCCGGAACAGAGGGTGCTCCTGCGTGTCGTACCTCCCGTCGCAGAGGTCGATGCCGCCGAGGAAGCTCACGAGGCCCGGCGAAGCGTTGGCTGCGGCGTTGCGGCTGCTGTCGACGATGACCGTCTTCTGGTGGTGGGTGAACATGGCCGCCGTCTCCACGTCCTGCACGTAGCTCCTGCCCTGGTCGGGGTTCCGCGGGCAGAGGATGCAGCGCACGCCCGTGCCACGGAAGTAGGTGGCCGTGTCCTCGTCGTGCGTGGCCATGAGACCGTCGCGCCGGatcgggccgaggcccagcgacGTCCGGTCGTCCCACACCAGCATCAGCACCCTGACGCCTTCGGCCGCCTTCCTCTTGAGCAGCTCGCCGAGCGTTCCCGACGACGGCTTACGCGGGTCGCGCACCAGCGCGACGTCGGTGTTGACCGACCATCCGGCGATGTACACCATCCTCCGGGCGTTGGTGATGGCCTCGAACACGTCCTCCCAGCACCGGCGCGGCTGGTACGGCTTCCCTCCGGCGAGCGTTACCTGGACCCGCTGCGCGAAGCCGTCGGAGATGTGGGCGTCCTGGTAGAGCCTGACGCGGCAGCCGCGGCGCTGGCCGAAGAAGGTGCGCGGCACGCCCGGGTAGGCCGCGGAGCCGACGCCGGCGCCCCAGCGGGCCGCCGGGTCGTCGGCGACGTCGGTGAAGCGGAGCTGGACGTGGATCCTGTCCCCGCCGTCGAGCGGGCGGCGCTTGTCGTCGCAGATGGGGAGCCACTGGTCGACCCGCTGGCCCGCGAGCACGGCGGCGCCGGTGGGGAGGTAGGCGCGGCCGATGAGCGTGGCGCCGACGGTGTTGTCGGCCTTGACGGTGAAGATGATGTGGCTGGCGTCGTGGGCGCAGTAGACGTGGAACGACTCGTTCCACGCGGGGGCATTGCTCGGGCTCACCATCCGCGTCCGGCCGACGCGCGCCTTGTCGATGTCCACCGTCGCGTACAGCTTGCCCGCCGTGCCGCCGAGCCCGATGGCGTTCTCCAGCTGCTGCAAGCGCGCGTTTCTCTACGTGGTCAGGCATGGTTAAAAGTTTCAATGAAATTTCTAACGAAATCCAACCTGAGTGTTGTTGCAGAATGACAACTTCTTGATCCATGAGAAGACTCTCTTCTTCATAACAGTCTGCTAACATCCATGCATGCACATATTACTATACTGAAATCACAGCTAACATTGTAGAAGAGTGTACGAGGTAAGAGGAAGCCATGGCGGACCTTGCGGGTGGGTCGGAGCTGGCCGTCGGAGGTGACGGACAGGTCGGCCTCCAGGATCTTGGCATCAACCACCCCGTGCAGCAGCATCTgggccatcttcttcttcctcctcctcctcgtcttcttcAACTATGGCTTCTCGCGCTCGACGGCTGGCTGGCCTCCAAAGCCGACACTTGTATTGTATATATACAGTCTCCCATCGACTGCAGAGAGCATGCAAGGATTATCCATGGGGATGTGGGTCAGCGTAACTTCCTTCCTTTCATCCGTTCCCTTCCTTCCTTGAAGAACAATTCAGGAGAAGACGTCTCGAGAAGGCTACTGAAAGGTATCGAGGCAAGGGATCTCATCTTAGAACAGCTAGCGCAAGAAAAGCAAAGGTTCTTCCAGATTGTTTGTTTAGTTTAGTCAGTCATCAGTCCTAGATTTTACTACCCGCTGGCTGCTTTATGTTAGAGGAGAAGCGGTGAAGATTCTGGCGCATGCGGGGTTCTGCTTTTTACTGCTGCGGAAAAGCTCGTGTGCTTTCTAGATGTTGCATACCACTCAAGGCTTAGTGCTATTGTTGGGAAAGTTGCGGCTAGATCTCAGTCTACTGGCATTTAAACACAATAtacaaaaagaagaaaaagaaaaaattaaaagaaaaatTTAGGTTAATCTTCATGTAAGATCTCACGAATATTGTATCAACTAAGACTTCGTTAAGTCTCAGTCGATTGAGATTTATCAATCTCATTTTAGGAATTGACTAGACATCTTATTTCTTCATTTTCCAACTTTTTCAACTGCAAGggaaaaatagaaagaaaaaaagTTCAACCACAACATGTGGTGCAAAATAAAAAAGTTCATGAGCCACAAACCGACTGATCCCAATGTCGAGTGTCGAGTCTGTCGACCCCCTTTCCTCTCCCCTCATCGCCCATGAAGCGATGAAAACCGACGCGTTCCCCGACCCTCCCCTGAGACACAGTGAGGGATTcaggatagatggaccgaggccCTTCATACCCTAGGTAAACATCGACTGCCCAGTGTGGATAGATATGAAACCAAGGCCAAATCGCTGAGGGTGATCATTTTTTTTacaaagtactccctccgtcccataatataagaacgttttttatactagtgtagtgtcaaaaacgttcttatattatgggacagaggaaGTATAGTTTTTCTTCTGAAACGAAGGCAAAATATTTGCCTTGTCTATTAACTAACTATTGCAAACAACCCATAATCGGACTACTCACAAAGCGTGAAACATCATAACCGCACAGCTGGCAGCCCACCAAACGCTTCCAATACACAACAACCACAACCCTTACACTTGTACAACACATCGGAACCCTTGACGAGAACACTCACAACAACAACTCAGACAACCAAAGGCACGCGGCACCCTCCATCATGAAATCGCAGATGCCTTCTCGGTGGCGCCACCCAT is drawn from Aegilops tauschii subsp. strangulata cultivar AL8/78 chromosome 1, Aet v6.0, whole genome shotgun sequence and contains these coding sequences:
- the LOC109771434 gene encoding phospholipase D alpha 1 isoform X1; translation: MAQMLLHGVVDAKILEADLSVTSDGQLRPTRKTVMKKRVFSWIKKLSFCNNTQRNARLQQLENAIGLGGTAGKLYATVDIDKARVGRTRMVSPSNAPAWNESFHVYCAHDASHIIFTVKADNTVGATLIGRAYLPTGAAVLAGQRVDQWLPICDDKRRPLDGGDRIHVQLRFTDVADDPAARWGAGVGSAAYPGVPRTFFGQRRGCRVRLYQDAHISDGFAQRVQVTLAGGKPYQPRRCWEDVFEAITNARRMVYIAGWSVNTDVALVRDPRKPSSGTLGELLKRKAAEGVRVLMLVWDDRTSLGLGPIRRDGLMATHDEDTATYFRGTGVRCILCPRNPDQGRSYVQDVETAAMFTHHQKTVIVDSSRNAAANASPGLVSFLGGIDLCDGRYDTQEHPLFRTLGTTHHKDFHQPNFPGASISKGGPREPWHDIHCRVEGPAAWDVLDNFEQRWRKQGDGDNHLVTLDRGWAAREAVQDADSWNVQVFRSIDGGAAAGFPEKPEEAALIGLETGKDHVIERSIQDAYIHAIRRARDFIYIENQYFLGSSYAWRRDDGVTVEDINALHLIPKELSLKIVSKIEAGERFAVYVVVPMWPEGVPESGSVQAILDWQRRTMEMMYKDVALAIQAKGIQASPTDYLTFFCLGNREALSPGEYVPPERPDPDTDYDRAQQARRFMIYVHAKTMIVDDEYVIVGSANINQRSMDGGRDSEIAMGAYQPGYLASTNRPARGQVHGLRLALWQEHLGQAAAAVDLLQPSSLACVRRVNQAAQQHWDMFASDAPPQGDLPGHLLAYPIGVSDGGELLETTAFFPDTKARVLGNKSTYLPPILTT
- the LOC109771434 gene encoding phospholipase D alpha 1 isoform X3, coding for MAQMLLHGVVDAKILEADLSVTSDGQLRPTRKTVMKKRVFSWIKKLSFCNNTQQLENAIGLGGTAGKLYATVDIDKARVGRTRMVSPSNAPAWNESFHVYCAHDASHIIFTVKADNTVGATLIGRAYLPTGAAVLAGQRVDQWLPICDDKRRPLDGGDRIHVQLRFTDVADDPAARWGAGVGSAAYPGVPRTFFGQRRGCRVRLYQDAHISDGFAQRVQVTLAGGKPYQPRRCWEDVFEAITNARRMVYIAGWSVNTDVALVRDPRKPSSGTLGELLKRKAAEGVRVLMLVWDDRTSLGLGPIRRDGLMATHDEDTATYFRGTGVRCILCPRNPDQGRSYVQDVETAAMFTHHQKTVIVDSSRNAAANASPGLVSFLGGIDLCDGRYDTQEHPLFRTLGTTHHKDFHQPNFPGASISKGGPREPWHDIHCRVEGPAAWDVLDNFEQRWRKQGDGDNHLVTLDRGWAAREAVQDADSWNVQVFRSIDGGAAAGFPEKPEEAALIGLETGKDHVIERSIQDAYIHAIRRARDFIYIENQYFLGSSYAWRRDDGVTVEDINALHLIPKELSLKIVSKIEAGERFAVYVVVPMWPEGVPESGSVQAILDWQRRTMEMMYKDVALAIQAKGIQASPTDYLTFFCLGNREALSPGEYVPPERPDPDTDYDRAQQARRFMIYVHAKTMIVDDEYVIVGSANINQRSMDGGRDSEIAMGAYQPGYLASTNRPARGQVHGLRLALWQEHLGQAAAAVDLLQPSSLACVRRVNQAAQQHWDMFASDAPPQGDLPGHLLAYPIGVSDGGELLETTAFFPDTKARVLGNKSTYLPPILTT
- the LOC109771434 gene encoding phospholipase D alpha 1 isoform X2, with translation MAQMLLHGVVDAKILEADLSVTSDGQLRPTRKTVMKKRVFSWIKKLSFCNNTQLENAIGLGGTAGKLYATVDIDKARVGRTRMVSPSNAPAWNESFHVYCAHDASHIIFTVKADNTVGATLIGRAYLPTGAAVLAGQRVDQWLPICDDKRRPLDGGDRIHVQLRFTDVADDPAARWGAGVGSAAYPGVPRTFFGQRRGCRVRLYQDAHISDGFAQRVQVTLAGGKPYQPRRCWEDVFEAITNARRMVYIAGWSVNTDVALVRDPRKPSSGTLGELLKRKAAEGVRVLMLVWDDRTSLGLGPIRRDGLMATHDEDTATYFRGTGVRCILCPRNPDQGRSYVQDVETAAMFTHHQKTVIVDSSRNAAANASPGLVSFLGGIDLCDGRYDTQEHPLFRTLGTTHHKDFHQPNFPGASISKGGPREPWHDIHCRVEGPAAWDVLDNFEQRWRKQGDGDNHLVTLDRGWAAREAVQDADSWNVQVFRSIDGGAAAGFPEKPEEAALIGLETGKDHVIERSIQDAYIHAIRRARDFIYIENQYFLGSSYAWRRDDGVTVEDINALHLIPKELSLKIVSKIEAGERFAVYVVVPMWPEGVPESGSVQAILDWQRRTMEMMYKDVALAIQAKGIQASPTDYLTFFCLGNREALSPGEYVPPERPDPDTDYDRAQQARRFMIYVHAKTMIVDDEYVIVGSANINQRSMDGGRDSEIAMGAYQPGYLASTNRPARGQVHGLRLALWQEHLGQAAAAVDLLQPSSLACVRRVNQAAQQHWDMFASDAPPQGDLPGHLLAYPIGVSDGGELLETTAFFPDTKARVLGNKSTYLPPILTT